One genomic window of Geoanaerobacter pelophilus includes the following:
- a CDS encoding tetratricopeptide repeat protein, producing the protein MSHRLGRLYSSLTIVLLIVFGALLYSGTLHVPWLFDDTQNITENPIAHDLTKAVAGLFSVRGLAYLSFALNYHFGALDVTGYHLVNITVHLLAACMVWLLAKRAFANGQEQSRFLLSVPDSVILPAAAAFIFLVHPIQTQAVNYIVQRMTILSSLFILVALYAYCRARESRATFSEAGLYAPTIWFVLSLIAMVLACMTKQNAVLIPAEIFLFDWLVLSRGRFSAHDCRRLVYLVPFVLISVLFIYLHVGKDELVLKEAGRAEYWVRAEAASATQKLVPGQPPLKPADLAKPKRAETPPENLQSLYLATEMTVLWKYLRLLVLPYGQVFDYGYPLVSDPVALPNVAAGAGHLLLIALALLLARRRPLLSFGILWFYVSLSVESSIIPLDAMVEHRLYTPMLGFAVAVTDLFRWFSGKRVALVLLCIVIAGYAFATVKRNLLWSDPIAFALDGRDKAPHNQRNHLTLATAYADAGRWGDAENALRKAIPVRPYHYVPYDNLGVALAQQGKYNEARTWFSLASLLSPDYPNSVYNYGYVSLRLGDTAAATRSLERLRELQSPLATQLGAQFMGK; encoded by the coding sequence ATGTCACACCGGCTGGGCCGCTTATACAGCAGTCTTACTATTGTTCTACTTATTGTTTTTGGAGCCCTGCTTTACTCCGGAACCCTTCATGTCCCGTGGCTCTTTGACGACACCCAGAACATTACGGAAAACCCTATTGCGCACGACCTGACGAAAGCGGTCGCGGGGCTGTTCTCGGTCAGAGGGCTTGCCTACCTCTCCTTTGCACTTAATTATCACTTCGGCGCTCTCGATGTCACCGGTTATCACTTGGTCAATATCACCGTGCATCTCCTAGCTGCCTGTATGGTCTGGCTCTTGGCAAAGCGTGCCTTTGCTAACGGCCAGGAGCAAAGCCGCTTTCTTTTATCTGTCCCGGATTCAGTGATCTTGCCGGCAGCTGCCGCGTTCATTTTCCTGGTTCATCCAATTCAGACCCAAGCCGTCAACTATATTGTGCAGAGAATGACAATCCTTTCGTCGCTCTTCATCCTTGTTGCTCTCTATGCCTACTGTCGGGCCCGCGAGTCTCGCGCCACCTTCTCTGAGGCCGGCTTATATGCACCGACCATCTGGTTTGTCCTGTCGTTGATTGCCATGGTGCTTGCCTGTATGACCAAGCAGAATGCCGTCCTGATCCCTGCGGAAATTTTCCTGTTCGACTGGCTGGTTCTGAGCCGGGGCAGGTTTTCGGCACATGATTGCAGGCGCCTAGTCTATCTCGTGCCCTTCGTGCTCATATCCGTTCTGTTTATTTATCTGCATGTGGGCAAAGACGAACTGGTGCTCAAAGAGGCCGGTCGAGCCGAATACTGGGTGCGCGCAGAGGCTGCTTCTGCCACGCAAAAGCTTGTGCCCGGCCAGCCGCCACTGAAACCTGCCGACCTCGCCAAGCCCAAGAGGGCTGAGACCCCACCGGAAAACCTGCAGTCGCTCTATCTTGCCACTGAAATGACAGTGCTCTGGAAATATTTACGGCTACTGGTCTTGCCGTACGGACAGGTGTTCGACTATGGCTATCCGCTGGTTTCCGATCCGGTTGCTTTGCCGAACGTTGCGGCTGGTGCCGGGCACCTGTTGCTTATTGCTCTGGCGCTGCTGCTGGCCCGACGACGACCGCTGTTGTCTTTCGGGATCTTGTGGTTTTATGTCTCTCTCTCCGTAGAATCTTCGATCATTCCACTTGACGCAATGGTAGAACACCGGCTTTACACGCCGATGCTCGGTTTTGCCGTGGCGGTTACCGATCTTTTCCGATGGTTTTCCGGGAAAAGGGTTGCTCTGGTGCTTCTTTGCATAGTAATAGCTGGTTATGCCTTTGCTACCGTAAAACGCAACCTTCTTTGGTCGGATCCGATAGCATTTGCACTTGACGGCAGGGATAAAGCGCCTCACAACCAACGAAACCACCTGACTCTTGCCACTGCTTACGCCGATGCGGGGAGGTGGGGGGATGCCGAAAATGCTCTCCGTAAGGCGATTCCTGTTCGTCCTTATCATTATGTGCCATACGACAATCTGGGAGTAGCTCTTGCTCAGCAGGGTAAATATAACGAAGCTCGGACCTGGTTCAGTCTCGCTTCGTTGTTGAGTCCAGACTATCCCAATTCTGTTTATAATTACGGCTATGTCTCGCTGCGCCTGGGGGACACTGCTGCCGCGACCCGATCTCTGGAACGGTTAAGGGAGCTTCAGTCGCCATTGGCTACGCAGCTGGGTGCGCAGTTTATGGGCAAGTGA
- a CDS encoding 6-bladed beta-propeller, translated as MRLLILICLLIVCCAGGTLLGGCAATTQIAPVKAERYFWPPLPDTPRIEFIGAYTGTDSFKKKEGFMDLLLGEEAGGVMLDAPVYVTADGLGKVYVVDQRSRGVYLFDLKARTAALFGGEGSSSILTRGTGIAVDGNGNVYVGDSQFQKIFVLDKTGKVTAVWDASKYVKSIAGIEVDKSRKRLVLADVGGHRIVLFGLDGSYIDSVGKRGQGDGEFNFPTAVAVDREGNIIVSDSLNSRVQRFSSDLKFINKFGKRGDGLGEMGVIKGVAVDSEGHIYVTDGKMNKIMIFNDQGDCLLQFGGRYVAGPGISIGPGGFQTPQGIYVDQNDTVYVADQLNSRFQVYQYMNEKYVRENPY; from the coding sequence ATGCGTTTGCTTATTCTGATCTGCCTGTTAATCGTTTGTTGTGCCGGCGGGACTTTACTTGGGGGCTGCGCCGCAACTACGCAGATCGCTCCGGTTAAGGCAGAACGGTATTTTTGGCCACCACTGCCGGATACCCCACGTATTGAGTTTATAGGCGCCTATACCGGAACCGACTCATTCAAAAAGAAAGAGGGTTTCATGGACCTTCTTCTTGGCGAGGAGGCTGGTGGCGTGATGTTGGATGCCCCTGTCTATGTAACTGCGGACGGCTTAGGCAAGGTTTATGTTGTCGACCAGCGATCGCGCGGTGTTTATCTGTTCGACCTGAAGGCACGTACTGCGGCTCTGTTCGGAGGTGAGGGTTCGAGCAGTATCCTGACGCGGGGCACTGGCATCGCAGTAGATGGTAATGGCAATGTTTATGTGGGGGATTCGCAGTTCCAGAAGATATTTGTATTGGACAAGACTGGTAAGGTAACTGCGGTTTGGGATGCTTCGAAGTATGTAAAGTCGATTGCTGGGATAGAGGTCGATAAGTCGAGAAAGAGACTGGTTTTGGCTGATGTTGGTGGCCACAGGATTGTTTTATTCGGGCTTGACGGCTCATACATCGATTCAGTTGGAAAGAGAGGGCAGGGTGACGGAGAGTTCAACTTCCCCACTGCTGTGGCAGTCGATAGGGAAGGGAATATCATTGTCAGCGATTCACTGAACTCCAGGGTCCAAAGGTTTAGTTCTGACCTCAAGTTCATTAATAAATTTGGGAAACGAGGCGATGGGCTCGGAGAGATGGGGGTAATCAAAGGGGTGGCTGTTGATTCTGAAGGACACATTTATGTGACCGACGGAAAGATGAACAAGATCATGATCTTCAATGATCAGGGTGATTGTCTGCTGCAATTCGGAGGCAGGTATGTTGCCGGCCCTGGCATCTCTATCGGTCCAGGCGGCTTCCAGACCCCGCAAGGAATTTACGTCGATCAGAACGATACCGTATACGTGGCCGACCAGTTGAATTCTCGGTTCCAAGTCTATCAGTACATGAATGAAAAATACGTTAGGGAAAACCCGTATTAG
- a CDS encoding SDR family NAD(P)-dependent oxidoreductase, which yields MTNNSSLVPGSLILITGGAGFIGSHTCDALLTSGYRVRVLDSLDPQVHGKERKLPAWIDRRVEFYQGDVRCRDDLARAIAGVDAICHFAAQTGVGQSMYEIHSYCDVNVGGTAMLLDVLANSDHGVRRIILSSSRAVYGEGAYLCPACGPVFPPLRSRAALEGSEWRIFCPSCCEPLEPLPTAEGKPLAPISVYAETKRVQEELLRIFSATYGIPSVVLRYFNVYGTRQALGNPYTGIGAIFVTRRLSGSPIAIYEDGLQGRDFVNVRDVVQANLLALAHVTSGCDVFNIGSGERLTVLDLARHVCRELATPEEFLYQGQFRVGDIRDCFADLTKSRSELGYEPAVPFAAGVAELVSWARGERRDDRLEEAESALRVRNLM from the coding sequence ATGACAAACAACTCCAGTCTAGTACCCGGTTCTTTGATTTTAATCACCGGCGGTGCCGGTTTTATCGGCTCCCATACCTGCGATGCCCTGCTTACCAGCGGCTATCGCGTCAGGGTTCTTGATTCGCTCGATCCGCAGGTTCATGGCAAGGAAAGAAAGTTGCCTGCCTGGATCGATCGTCGAGTCGAGTTTTACCAGGGCGATGTTCGGTGTCGCGATGATTTGGCCCGGGCTATAGCAGGGGTGGATGCTATCTGCCATTTTGCGGCACAGACCGGGGTCGGCCAGTCGATGTACGAGATCCACAGCTACTGCGATGTGAATGTCGGCGGCACGGCCATGCTTCTGGATGTCCTGGCCAACAGCGATCACGGAGTTCGCAGGATTATTCTTTCTTCTTCCCGGGCGGTCTATGGCGAAGGTGCCTATCTATGCCCTGCCTGCGGACCGGTTTTCCCGCCGTTACGGAGCAGAGCGGCGCTTGAGGGATCGGAATGGCGGATATTCTGCCCCTCCTGCTGTGAGCCGCTCGAACCGCTCCCCACCGCCGAAGGGAAGCCGCTGGCACCGATTTCCGTCTATGCCGAAACCAAAAGGGTCCAGGAAGAACTACTCAGGATTTTTTCCGCCACCTATGGCATCCCCTCGGTGGTGCTGAGGTATTTTAATGTCTACGGGACCCGGCAGGCGCTCGGGAACCCTTATACCGGTATCGGGGCTATCTTTGTGACTCGCCGACTCTCCGGCAGCCCGATAGCGATCTATGAAGACGGTCTGCAGGGGCGTGACTTCGTCAATGTCCGCGACGTCGTCCAGGCCAACCTGTTGGCTCTGGCTCATGTGACTTCGGGGTGTGATGTCTTCAACATCGGGAGCGGCGAGCGATTGACGGTGCTGGATCTTGCTCGTCACGTCTGCCGGGAGCTGGCAACCCCGGAGGAGTTTCTCTATCAGGGCCAGTTTCGGGTGGGAGATATTCGGGACTGTTTTGCCGATCTCACCAAGAGCCGCTCCGAACTCGGTTATGAACCTGCGGTGCCTTTTGCCGCCGGCGTGGCCGAGTTGGTGTCTTGGGCCCGTGGAGAGCGGCGCGACGATCGACTCGAAGAGGCGGAATCAGCCCTCAGGGTGCGCAATCTCATGTAG
- a CDS encoding glycosyltransferase family 2 protein translates to MDLSIVIPIYNEVENLPILHQRVVEAVAGHGFSWELILVDDGSTDGSWELMKQMALNDPSCKVIRFRRNFGQTPAMAAGFDAASGHVVVPMDGDLQNDPADIPLLLEKIAEGYDVVSGWRKDRQDTFISRRLPSVIANGLISRMTGVHLHDYGCTLKAYRREVLDGINLYGEMHRFVPALASQVGARVAELPVRHHPRMHGTSKYGISRTMRVVLDLMTVMFLLSYSTKPIQLFGKWGIYSFAAGSVTGCITIYMKIFEHMSMNRNPLLILTAFLLFMGVQFIALGLLGELNARTYYEAQGKPIYSVRERINFNG, encoded by the coding sequence ATGGACTTGAGTATCGTTATCCCGATTTATAACGAAGTGGAAAACCTTCCGATTCTCCATCAACGAGTTGTCGAGGCCGTCGCAGGTCATGGTTTTTCGTGGGAGCTCATCCTTGTGGACGACGGTTCTACTGATGGCTCCTGGGAATTGATGAAGCAGATGGCTCTCAACGACCCCTCGTGTAAGGTGATCAGGTTTCGGCGCAACTTCGGCCAAACCCCGGCAATGGCTGCTGGGTTTGATGCCGCATCCGGACATGTAGTGGTGCCGATGGATGGCGACCTGCAGAACGATCCTGCCGATATCCCATTACTGCTCGAAAAGATAGCCGAAGGTTATGATGTGGTTTCCGGATGGCGGAAGGACCGTCAGGACACCTTCATCAGTCGCCGACTGCCGTCGGTGATAGCCAATGGACTGATATCCAGGATGACCGGCGTCCACCTCCATGATTATGGGTGCACCTTGAAGGCGTACCGCCGTGAGGTACTCGATGGGATAAACCTTTATGGCGAAATGCATCGGTTTGTCCCGGCGTTGGCCTCCCAGGTTGGTGCCCGGGTGGCGGAACTACCGGTCCGTCACCATCCAAGGATGCACGGAACCAGCAAATACGGGATTTCCCGGACAATGAGGGTCGTGCTGGATCTAATGACGGTTATGTTCCTGCTCAGCTACTCTACCAAGCCAATCCAGCTTTTTGGCAAATGGGGGATCTATTCGTTTGCCGCCGGTTCTGTTACCGGTTGCATCACCATCTACATGAAGATTTTCGAACATATGAGCATGAACCGGAATCCCTTGCTGATACTGACTGCTTTTCTGCTATTCATGGGGGTGCAGTTCATTGCCCTCGGCTTGTTGGGCGAACTCAACGCCCGGACATACTATGAGGCCCAAGGGAAACCGATTTACTCAGTTCGAGAGCGAATCAACTTCAATGGCTGA
- a CDS encoding cytochrome c3 family protein, translating into MKKQIVLLAAVALAAAATSAFGLGSIVGTAHDLKGTYGTKNQGADEICIYCHTPHNPVQAIPLWNRNNPSGAGFTLYKTSPTLTAATQAAAFNDSSVSLFCMSCHDGVTKLGNIKNAMGHDMSGSEVISNTNNDRLGTNLSNSHPVGFDYASAQSTDATLHPIASAAASLGTVSGGSFPFFNNALGTGTMMECASCHKVHDDEYGKFLRKANTNSALCLACHKK; encoded by the coding sequence ATGAAAAAGCAAATCGTATTACTCGCAGCAGTAGCATTGGCAGCAGCAGCAACATCGGCATTCGGCCTCGGTTCCATCGTCGGTACTGCCCACGACCTGAAGGGTACTTACGGCACGAAAAACCAGGGTGCAGACGAAATCTGCATCTACTGCCACACCCCGCATAATCCGGTACAGGCAATCCCCCTCTGGAACAGGAACAATCCTTCAGGCGCCGGCTTCACCCTCTACAAGACTAGCCCGACTCTGACCGCCGCTACACAAGCAGCTGCATTTAACGACAGCAGCGTTTCCCTCTTCTGCATGAGCTGCCATGACGGCGTAACTAAGCTTGGCAACATCAAGAACGCCATGGGCCACGACATGAGCGGTTCCGAAGTTATCTCCAATACTAATAACGATCGTCTTGGCACCAACCTCAGCAACTCTCACCCGGTAGGGTTTGACTATGCTTCCGCTCAGAGCACTGATGCTACTCTTCATCCGATTGCTTCTGCAGCAGCCAGCCTCGGAACCGTTTCCGGTGGTAGCTTCCCGTTCTTCAACAACGCTCTTGGTACAGGCACCATGATGGAGTGCGCCAGCTGTCACAAGGTTCATGATGACGAGTACGGCAAGTTCCTCCGCAAAGCCAATACTAACAGTGCTCTTTGTCTTGCTTGCCACAAGAAGTAA
- a CDS encoding ABC transporter permease has product MTYFRVFMAFIAELFSRRQLILEMTRRDFNAKYLGSYLGMLWAFVHPTVYIVILWFIFGYVFRSQPVSGVPYIIWLSAGIIPWFFFSDALSSATSSILENSFLVKKVAFSIGILPLVKLLSTLVIHLFFMVLIVLLFAGNGSIPPLQTLQIPYYLFASLVLLTGLSWLFSALIIFLRDIGQLVAMALQFLFWGTPIFWSVKQLPSKYQPIIKLNPVVYIVEGYRDSLINRVWFWEHWLQTVYFWVIAILLLLIGAVVFRRLRPHFADVL; this is encoded by the coding sequence ATGACCTATTTCAGGGTATTCATGGCTTTTATCGCCGAACTCTTTTCCCGGCGCCAGCTGATCTTGGAGATGACCCGTCGTGACTTCAATGCCAAGTACTTGGGCTCTTATCTCGGTATGCTCTGGGCATTCGTCCACCCCACGGTCTACATCGTGATCCTCTGGTTCATCTTCGGCTATGTTTTCAGGAGCCAGCCAGTCAGCGGCGTGCCGTACATTATCTGGCTGTCCGCCGGGATCATCCCCTGGTTCTTTTTCTCCGATGCCCTGTCCTCTGCCACCTCTTCGATCCTGGAAAACTCATTCCTGGTGAAGAAGGTTGCCTTCAGCATCGGTATCCTTCCGCTGGTCAAGCTCCTTTCAACCTTGGTGATCCATCTCTTCTTCATGGTGCTGATCGTGCTACTGTTTGCCGGTAACGGCTCTATACCGCCGCTCCAAACCCTGCAAATCCCATATTACCTCTTTGCTTCACTGGTGCTGCTCACCGGCCTCTCCTGGCTCTTCTCCGCCCTGATCATCTTTCTGCGTGACATCGGCCAACTGGTGGCCATGGCACTGCAGTTCCTCTTCTGGGGCACTCCTATCTTCTGGTCGGTCAAGCAGCTTCCATCCAAATACCAGCCGATTATCAAGCTCAACCCGGTGGTCTATATCGTTGAAGGTTATCGCGACTCGCTGATCAACCGTGTCTGGTTCTGGGAACACTGGCTACAGACCGTTTATTTCTGGGTGATCGCCATACTGCTGCTCTTGATCGGCGCTGTGGTGTTCCGCCGTCTCCGACCGCACTTTGCCGATGTGTTATAA
- a CDS encoding glycosyltransferase: MYPSWSIIIPVKPGGEVKAIEALKGMDYPHHLVEIIVSEGCRPSCQRNRAAATATGELLYFLDDDSQVRPDFLRRATTHYADRHVAVVGGPSLTPPSDTPLQQAFGAAFSSLIGGGSVRNRYRLAGAARSAAENELILCNLSFRREIYSGCGGLDERLYPNEENELMDRILHMGWELIHDPELAVMRSQRRRYADFVRQLFTYGRGRGEQTIVSRKVNCASLVPSAFLLYLLIVPFLDNPVYTLPLLCYAGTVAITALWEAWQRKMAVLIPFLLLVIPTLHLSYGAGMVVGLARPRFSKASSQAEVKLRRVQL; encoded by the coding sequence ATGTACCCTTCTTGGAGCATTATCATTCCGGTAAAGCCCGGCGGCGAAGTCAAAGCCATCGAGGCGCTTAAGGGGATGGACTATCCGCACCACCTGGTCGAGATAATTGTCAGCGAGGGGTGCCGCCCCAGTTGCCAGAGAAACCGAGCTGCGGCCACCGCTACCGGCGAGCTGTTGTATTTTCTCGACGATGATTCCCAGGTTCGCCCCGACTTCCTGCGCCGGGCTACCACTCATTATGCGGATCGCCATGTTGCGGTTGTTGGCGGACCTTCCTTGACTCCTCCAAGTGATACCCCACTGCAGCAGGCCTTTGGTGCAGCGTTTAGCTCCTTGATCGGCGGGGGAAGCGTCAGGAATAGATACCGGCTAGCGGGAGCCGCCCGGTCAGCAGCTGAGAATGAGCTGATTCTGTGCAATTTGAGTTTCCGGCGAGAGATTTACAGCGGCTGTGGCGGGCTGGATGAGCGTCTTTATCCCAACGAAGAGAACGAATTGATGGATCGAATTCTTCATATGGGATGGGAGCTGATACACGATCCGGAATTGGCTGTCATGAGAAGCCAGCGAAGACGATATGCAGATTTTGTCAGGCAGCTCTTCACTTACGGCCGCGGCAGGGGCGAGCAGACAATAGTTAGCAGGAAGGTTAACTGTGCAAGCCTTGTACCCTCGGCCTTTCTTCTTTATCTTCTGATCGTCCCGTTTCTGGACAACCCTGTTTACACCCTCCCCCTTTTATGTTATGCAGGAACTGTTGCCATAACAGCTTTGTGGGAGGCTTGGCAGCGGAAGATGGCAGTGCTGATTCCGTTTTTGCTATTGGTAATCCCGACGCTCCACCTGTCATACGGAGCCGGCATGGTGGTCGGACTTGCCAGGCCGCGGTTTAGCAAAGCCTCGTCTCAGGCAGAGGTGAAATTACGCCGAGTACAGCTATGA
- a CDS encoding YncE family protein, producing MGSRVYVSNQNSNTISVIDTLDNSITSIPLAIQPGALAVNAAGTRLFVANPADDSVSIINAVNKSLISTVTMSTSCQPQGVAIGPVDGSGNYNAFISCYGTAKMAVINANDTGSYVKNATEALVPSGPRGIAVSADGKKVFVASFNASKLTVVNALDLTQTLSIAVGLTPWGVAVDPTIADSANTTRVYVANTASDSVSAVDASGSGVGSMAVVATKSVGTMPIGIAFTPDGVKAITADNNYNSLGTASIVLKSNNNVATTTGSSGAGVIGTGPYSFGKFAGPDFVAVTTGVNDYNCGSVTTAELITPNASGVYQVAKSQNITFDITPFTNCSISDVALNGGSIGAVSSRVINATTAQDLYASFTRTAYVVTVSKTGTGSGKVVSTISTGGPYIAGGGIDCGTSCSGTSNAGTKILLTPTADPGSAFTGWTGVCGGLSASCGFTLDQATASLKGADGGTFTTTAIFNLQAGNIRTNRGGTVQYKSTLDDAYSAIAQGTALNPIDTKATPDISLNNCTLGTSSSIAAVTIVGGWADYTTNSIGTIAAGTASVINTAACTTNAGKLTIAYGSVTLGSNSEGRGAVIIK from the coding sequence ATGGGAAGTAGAGTCTACGTCTCCAACCAGAACAGTAATACGATATCGGTCATCGATACCCTGGACAATTCCATCACATCAATTCCCTTGGCGATACAGCCCGGTGCTTTGGCGGTGAATGCCGCGGGAACGCGGCTATTTGTTGCCAACCCGGCTGATGACTCGGTGTCGATCATTAATGCAGTCAACAAGTCATTGATTTCTACAGTGACGATGTCGACAAGCTGCCAGCCCCAAGGGGTCGCAATCGGTCCTGTGGATGGCTCCGGTAATTACAACGCCTTTATATCCTGCTACGGTACCGCGAAAATGGCGGTGATCAATGCCAATGATACCGGTAGCTATGTTAAAAATGCTACGGAGGCCTTGGTGCCCTCCGGTCCAAGAGGGATTGCCGTATCGGCTGACGGTAAAAAGGTCTTTGTTGCCAGTTTTAATGCCTCTAAACTGACAGTAGTCAATGCATTGGATTTGACACAAACGCTGAGTATTGCGGTCGGCCTTACACCGTGGGGCGTTGCTGTTGACCCTACCATTGCTGACTCGGCAAACACGACCCGGGTATATGTCGCCAATACAGCCAGTGATTCTGTGTCGGCCGTAGACGCTTCGGGCAGTGGTGTAGGCAGCATGGCTGTCGTTGCCACCAAGTCCGTTGGGACAATGCCGATTGGGATCGCCTTTACTCCCGACGGCGTCAAGGCAATCACTGCCGACAATAATTACAACTCGCTTGGCACGGCATCCATCGTACTCAAGTCTAATAATAATGTTGCCACCACTACTGGCAGCTCCGGAGCTGGGGTAATCGGTACCGGTCCCTACTCCTTCGGCAAGTTTGCCGGCCCGGATTTTGTGGCTGTCACCACTGGCGTGAACGATTACAACTGTGGCTCGGTGACTACGGCTGAGCTGATCACCCCGAATGCCTCCGGTGTCTACCAGGTTGCAAAAAGTCAGAATATTACATTTGATATCACCCCGTTTACCAACTGCTCCATTTCCGATGTGGCACTTAATGGCGGCAGCATCGGTGCCGTGTCTTCGCGGGTCATTAATGCAACAACGGCGCAGGACCTCTACGCATCTTTTACTCGTACTGCTTATGTCGTTACGGTATCAAAGACGGGTACCGGCTCCGGCAAGGTTGTCAGTACTATTTCCACCGGTGGCCCCTATATCGCCGGGGGCGGGATAGATTGCGGCACATCCTGTTCCGGGACCAGCAACGCCGGCACCAAGATTCTCCTGACCCCTACTGCTGATCCAGGTAGTGCCTTTACCGGCTGGACGGGTGTTTGCGGAGGCTTGTCAGCTTCCTGTGGCTTTACGCTTGATCAGGCTACTGCATCACTGAAGGGAGCTGACGGCGGGACCTTTACGACCACAGCGATTTTCAATCTGCAAGCTGGCAATATCAGAACTAACCGGGGCGGTACTGTTCAATACAAGTCGACGCTGGACGATGCTTATTCTGCGATTGCCCAAGGTACGGCACTAAACCCGATCGACACAAAAGCTACTCCTGATATTTCTCTTAACAACTGTACCTTGGGTACTAGCTCGTCAATTGCAGCTGTAACTATTGTCGGTGGTTGGGCTGATTACACCACCAACAGCATCGGGACTATCGCCGCCGGCACCGCTTCTGTAATCAATACGGCTGCATGCACAACCAACGCTGGGAAACTGACAATCGCTTATGGCAGCGTGACACTTGGCTCCAACAGTGAAGGTAGGGGCGCAGTCATTATCAAGTAA
- a CDS encoding glycosyltransferase family 4 protein → MADSSVRLKVAVIAPCPFYIDRGTPLRIRRLAEAMSTEFDIRVISFFQGEQGCFPFRIHRTVPLPLTIKRTGANMAKLLYDILLLWTVLRVVREERIRVIDGHLHEGALIGIIVRLLTGARVIYNAHGTFVPELIATGTISAASPLIKPLAKFERWIERRVDRIVAQSILRRDEFIAAGHDADKIVLVEDVPELDSFYLHDEQVDRELERRLRPNNEKLLIYSGGMEEYQGVDFLLEAFRRVVDQRDDVRLVLFGRPLPPYRTIAGELGIAHRISFVDNEPFERLPQYLKICDIGFCLRLYGDNVPGKLPVYLASGIAVIGTDIKGVNTVVTHDCNGLLVPPGDVDALVAVIDRLVDMPEDIRRLGESGRAEAVRRYDPVVAYAELAKVYRDLMQ, encoded by the coding sequence ATGGCTGATTCGTCAGTCCGCTTGAAAGTAGCTGTGATTGCCCCCTGTCCTTTCTACATTGACCGGGGGACCCCGCTTCGGATCCGGCGGTTGGCAGAGGCAATGTCCACCGAGTTCGATATTCGGGTCATATCGTTCTTCCAAGGTGAACAAGGATGTTTCCCCTTCCGGATCCACCGGACAGTCCCGCTGCCGCTCACCATCAAGCGCACCGGCGCTAATATGGCAAAACTGCTGTATGATATCCTGTTGCTCTGGACCGTATTGCGCGTGGTGCGGGAGGAGCGGATCAGGGTCATAGACGGGCATCTGCATGAAGGGGCTCTTATCGGGATAATTGTCAGGCTGCTCACTGGAGCGCGGGTGATCTATAATGCCCACGGCACCTTTGTCCCGGAGTTAATCGCCACCGGGACTATTTCAGCAGCATCGCCTCTGATCAAGCCGCTGGCAAAATTTGAGCGATGGATCGAGCGGAGGGTGGACCGGATCGTAGCGCAATCGATTCTGCGGCGCGACGAGTTTATTGCGGCCGGTCATGATGCCGATAAGATCGTGCTGGTTGAGGATGTCCCGGAACTCGATTCCTTTTATCTGCATGATGAGCAGGTTGACCGGGAACTGGAGCGGCGCCTTCGCCCCAACAACGAAAAGCTCCTGATCTATTCCGGAGGGATGGAAGAGTATCAGGGGGTAGATTTTCTCCTAGAGGCGTTTCGCCGGGTTGTCGATCAACGTGATGACGTGCGTTTGGTACTGTTCGGCCGGCCTCTTCCCCCATACCGCACCATTGCCGGAGAGTTGGGTATCGCTCATCGGATCTCGTTCGTCGATAACGAGCCGTTTGAACGGTTGCCCCAGTATTTGAAGATCTGCGACATCGGCTTTTGTCTGCGGTTGTACGGCGACAATGTCCCCGGCAAGTTGCCGGTGTATCTCGCCAGCGGCATTGCCGTAATTGGAACCGATATTAAAGGGGTCAACACAGTGGTGACGCATGATTGCAACGGCCTTCTAGTTCCTCCGGGGGATGTTGACGCGCTTGTTGCCGTCATCGACAGGCTTGTCGATATGCCAGAGGATATCAGGCGTCTCGGAGAATCAGGTCGGGCAGAGGCGGTCAGGCGTTACGACCCAGTAGTGGCATATGCTGAACTGGCAAAGGTATATAGGGATCTGATGCAATGA